From Haliotis asinina isolate JCU_RB_2024 chromosome 8, JCU_Hal_asi_v2, whole genome shotgun sequence, a single genomic window includes:
- the LOC137293999 gene encoding S-adenosylmethionine-dependent methyltransferase Rv2258c-like yields MDAAEYGRMVDMYTASGAVASAIALAKDLGVLEILYKSEVPLTSQDIADKGQLKERYVRELVSALVTGGVVQVDSTSTLFHINAEFKPVLREKSIFTRMVPYFGEKYGSILKCCTKDGPAGVRYSEHPVLFDMMDEMRAETQNQLLDRDVLPVVPKLQERLNSGIDVAEIGCANGTLILNLCARYPASHFTGSDVVESVLDIARSRASDRGISNSEFITLNVCHIPDSPKKHYDWIFLRDVVHDLPDPEGCLSGIYRMLRPGGYFSMLDFGLQGSLHDNVGKVGISYMYASSTFICLPESYQEQQSAALGPCFGVGKARELLLKAGFVLVHEHHSGWNEGEVHFVCQRPE; encoded by the exons ATGGACGCGGCGGAATACGGACGTATGGTGGACATGTACACCGCCTCTGGAGCGGTGGCCAGTGCTATCGCCCTTGCTAAGGACTTAGGAGTCTTGGAAATTCTTTACAAGAGTGAGGTTCCACTCACTTCACAGGACATCGCTGACAAAGGGCAGCTGAAGGAGAG ATACGTGCGAGAGTTGGTCAGCGCGCTAGTGACAGGAGGTGTGGTCCAAGTCGATTCCACATCCACTCTGTTCCATATCAACGCTGAATTCAAACCAGTTTTGAGAGAGAAGTCGATTTTCACACGGATGGTCCCTTACTTTGGGGAGAAGTATGGCTCGATCTTGAAATGTTGTACAAAAGATGGACCAGCAG GTGTGCGCTACTCAGAACACCCGGTGTTGTTCGACATGATGGATGAAATGCGAGCAGAGACGCAGAATCAACTCCTCGACAGAGACGTACTTCCGGTGGTGCCAAAACTCCAGGAGAGACTGA ACTCTGGTATTGATGTGGCTGAAATAGGATGCGCTAACGGAACCCTTATCCTAAACCTCTGCGCTAGATATCCCGCCTCCCACTTCACGGGAAGTGATGTAGTGGAGTCTGTCCTGGACATTGCTCGCAGTCGAGCGTCAGATCGAGGTATTTCCAACAGCGAGTTCATCACTCTAAATGTATGCCACATTCCTGACAGTCCAAAGAAACATTACGACTGGATCTTTTTGAGAGACGTAGTTCATGATCTGCCCGACCCAGAAGGCTGCCTTTCAGGAATATATAGAATGTTGAGGCCAGGAGGGTACTTCAGCATGTTGGACTTTGGTCTGCAAGGGAGTCTCCATGACAACGTGGGCAAAGTCGGTATCAGCTACATGTACGCAAGCTCGACATTCATTTGTTTACCGGAGAGCTACCAGGAACAGCAGTCTGCAGCACTGGGACCATGTTTTGGTGTCGGAAAAGCTCGAGAGCTTTTACTGAAGGCTGGGTTTGTCTTGGTGCATGAACATCACAGTGGATGGAATGAAGGGGAGGTGCACTTTGTCTGCCAACGTCCAGAATAG